A stretch of Carya illinoinensis cultivar Pawnee chromosome 14, C.illinoinensisPawnee_v1, whole genome shotgun sequence DNA encodes these proteins:
- the LOC122293949 gene encoding extensin-2-like isoform X2, which translates to MGTSSHHPGHWPPLLFALVFCIIATIVAATHEPYIYASPPPPYHKHLPPLPPKYGGHPPYYYKSPPPPPPSPSPPPPYVYKSPPPPPPSPSPPPPYVYKSPPPPSPSPPHLYVYKSPPPPSPSPPPTYVYKSPPPPSPSPPPPYIYKSPPPPSASPPPPYVYKSPPPPSPSPPPPYIYKSPPPPSPSPPPPYVYKSPPPPSPSPPPPYVYKSPPPPSPCPPPPYIYKSLPPPSPSPPPPYVYKSPPPPSSSPPPPYIYKSPPPPSPSSPPPYVYKSPPPPSPSPPPPYIYKSPPPPSPSPPPPYIYKSPPPPSPSPPPPYMYKSSPPPSRFPHPPYFHKSPYPPSKSPPPASHWPHIPPYLRKSPPPTSKASPIPYYYKSPPPPKGY; encoded by the exons ATGGGTACCTCAAGCCACCACCCAGGGCATTGGCCTCCACTACTTTTTGCTCTGGTTTTTTGCATCATAGCTACTATTGTTGCTGCCACTCATGAGCCTTACATTTATGCTTCTCCACCGCCACCATATCATAAACACTTACCACCATTGCCACCAAAGTATGGAGGCCATCCACCGTATTACTACAAGTCGCCTCCTCCCCCACCACCTTCTCCATCACCGCCTCCTCCTTATGTCTATAAatcacccccacccccaccgcCATCTCCATCACCCCCTCCTCCATACGTTTACAAGTCTCCACCTCCCCCATCTCCCTCTCCTCCACACCTGTATGTCTATAAATCACCAccacctccatctccatcaCCCCCACCAACTTATGTCTATAAgtcacctcctcctccttcacCATCTCCTCCACCACCATACATTTACAAATCACCTCCCCCACCATCGGCATCGCCACCTCCTCCTTATGTTTACAAATCACCACCGCCACCTTCTCCATCACCCCCTCCTCCTTACATTTACAAGTCCCCTCCTCCACCATCTCCATCGCCTCCTCCTCCTTATGTTTATAAGTCACCTCCCCCTCCCTCACCATCACCACCTCCACCCTACGTCTATAAATCTCCACCACCACCCTCACCGTGTCCTCCACCTCCTTACATTTATAAATCACTACCACCACCATCACCATCACCTCCTCCTCCATATGTCTATAAATCTCCACCACCACCCTCATCGTCTCCTCCACCACCTTACATTTACAAATCGCCTCCCCCACCATCTCCATCATCCCCTCCTCCATATGTTTACAAGTCACCTCCACCTCCCTCACCATCACCTCCTCCCCCTTATATCTATAAATCTCCACCACCACCCTCACCGTCTCCTCCACCTCCTTACATCTATAagtcaccaccaccaccatctccaTCACCTCCACCTCCGTATATGTACAAATCATCTCCACCTCCATCTCGATTCCCAC ATCCTCCATACTTCCATAAGTCACCTTATCCACCATCCAAGTCTCCTCCTCCGGCATCTCACTGGCCACATATTCCACCATACCTCCGTAAATCACCTCCTCCAACATCCAAGGCTTCCCCAATCCCATATTATTACAAATCACCACCACCGCCAAAGGGCTATTAA
- the LOC122293949 gene encoding extensin-2-like isoform X1 → MGTSSHHPGHWPPLLFALVFCIIATIVAATHEPYIYASPPPPYHKHLPPLPPKYGGHPPYYYKSPPPPPPSPSPPPPYVYKSPPPPPPSPSPPPPYVYKSPPPPSPSPPHLYVYKSPPPPSPSPPPTYVYKSPPPPSPSPPPPYIYKSPPPPSASPPPPYVYKSPPPPSPSPPPPYIYKSPPPPSPSPPPPYVYKSPPPPSPSPPPPYVYKSPPPPSPCPPPPYIYKSLPPPSPSPPPPYVYKSPPPPSSSPPPPYIYKSPPPPSPSSPPPYVYKSPPPPSPSPPPPYIYKSPPPPSPSPPPPYIYKSPPPPSPSPPPPYMYKSSPPPSRFPHPPYYYKSPPQPPTHWPHPPYFHKSPYPPSKSPPPASHWPHIPPYLRKSPPPTSKASPIPYYYKSPPPPKGY, encoded by the coding sequence ATGGGTACCTCAAGCCACCACCCAGGGCATTGGCCTCCACTACTTTTTGCTCTGGTTTTTTGCATCATAGCTACTATTGTTGCTGCCACTCATGAGCCTTACATTTATGCTTCTCCACCGCCACCATATCATAAACACTTACCACCATTGCCACCAAAGTATGGAGGCCATCCACCGTATTACTACAAGTCGCCTCCTCCCCCACCACCTTCTCCATCACCGCCTCCTCCTTATGTCTATAAatcacccccacccccaccgcCATCTCCATCACCCCCTCCTCCATACGTTTACAAGTCTCCACCTCCCCCATCTCCCTCTCCTCCACACCTGTATGTCTATAAATCACCAccacctccatctccatcaCCCCCACCAACTTATGTCTATAAgtcacctcctcctccttcacCATCTCCTCCACCACCATACATTTACAAATCACCTCCCCCACCATCGGCATCGCCACCTCCTCCTTATGTTTACAAATCACCACCGCCACCTTCTCCATCACCCCCTCCTCCTTACATTTACAAGTCCCCTCCTCCACCATCTCCATCGCCTCCTCCTCCTTATGTTTATAAGTCACCTCCCCCTCCCTCACCATCACCACCTCCACCCTACGTCTATAAATCTCCACCACCACCCTCACCGTGTCCTCCACCTCCTTACATTTATAAATCACTACCACCACCATCACCATCACCTCCTCCTCCATATGTCTATAAATCTCCACCACCACCCTCATCGTCTCCTCCACCACCTTACATTTACAAATCGCCTCCCCCACCATCTCCATCATCCCCTCCTCCATATGTTTACAAGTCACCTCCACCTCCCTCACCATCACCTCCTCCCCCTTATATCTATAAATCTCCACCACCACCCTCACCGTCTCCTCCACCTCCTTACATCTATAagtcaccaccaccaccatctccaTCACCTCCACCTCCGTATATGTACAAATCATCTCCACCTCCATCTCGATTCCCACATCCTCCATACTACTACAAGTCTCCTCCACAGCCTCCAACCCACTGGCCACATCCTCCATACTTCCATAAGTCACCTTATCCACCATCCAAGTCTCCTCCTCCGGCATCTCACTGGCCACATATTCCACCATACCTCCGTAAATCACCTCCTCCAACATCCAAGGCTTCCCCAATCCCATATTATTACAAATCACCACCACCGCCAAAGGGCTATTAA